A window of Streptomyces broussonetiae genomic DNA:
CAGGTCCACGGCGACCGAGTCAGCGTCCCCCCATGCTTCAGGCCGACTGGTCGGGCCCAGGGCCCTCCTCTTTGCCCGAGAGTGACGGACGATGAGAGAGCATGTCCGGGACGGCAGGGAATCGAATCAGCCAACTTTGCCGTACCTTGACCTCCATCAGGTTACGTGTCCTAGGGGGGACCCATGCCCGTCCACATCGCCCGTCCGAGCACCACCCTCGCCGCGCACAAGGTCACCACGGGCGAGATAGCCGACGACATCCGCACCCACCATCCCGACCATCCGCGCCTTGGAGCGATCCTCCGCGTGCTGGGCAACTGCGGTGTCCAGACCCGGTACTTCACCCAGCCGCTGAACTCGCCCACCATCAACGGCACCGCCCCCATCGAGGAACGCGCGCCCAAAGCCTTCGCCGACGCCCTGGTCCTGGCCGAGAGCGCGGCCCGCTCCGCACTCCGGGGCCACGGCCTCGAACCGGGCGACATCACCGGCCTGATCACCGCCCACTCCACCGGCTGGTCGGTACCGAACCTCGACGTCCACCTCGTGGACCGGCTCGGCCTGCGCCCCACCGTCCGCCGTATCGCCCTCACCACCGGGGCCTGCGTGGGAGGCGCCACCGCCCTCGTCCGTGCGATCGAGCAGGCCCTGCTCCACCCCGGCTCCCGCGTCCTCGTCGTCGCCGCCGAAGTCCCCTCCTCGGTGTACAACCACACGGACACCGCCATCGAGCACATGATCTACAAGGCGCTGTTCGGCGACAGTGCGGCCGCCACGATCGTCAGCAGCGACCCCCTCGGCCCCGGCCTCACCATCGAAGGCCCCGACGGCCTCTTCGAGTACGCCCTCCCGGGCTCCCTGCGCTACTACGCCGGCCGCATCGACTCCCACGGCTTCCACTTCGACTCCACCAAGGCCGCCATGGGCGGGGCCAAGACCGTCATGCCCGCGGTCCTCGGGTGGCTCGACGGCCGCGCCGTGACCGTCCCCGTCATACACCCCGGCTCGCGGCCGATCATCCAGGACACCGCAGCCGCGCTCGGCCTCGCCGACGACGACGCCCAGCACTCCCTCGACACCCTGTGGGAAGAGGGCAACCTCGGTGGCGTATCGGTTCTCCGCGTTCTCGAGCGCACCCACGACAAGCCCCCGACGGCCGGTGAGAAGGCCCTGATCGTCGCCTACGGCCCCGGCTTCAGCGTCTCCGCCGTCCACGCCACCTGGACCGCCTAGCGGTGCACCGGCGCCGGGTGGGCGGAGGCGTCGTCCCAGAAGT
This region includes:
- a CDS encoding beta-ketoacyl-[acyl-carrier-protein] synthase family protein — its product is MPVHIARPSTTLAAHKVTTGEIADDIRTHHPDHPRLGAILRVLGNCGVQTRYFTQPLNSPTINGTAPIEERAPKAFADALVLAESAARSALRGHGLEPGDITGLITAHSTGWSVPNLDVHLVDRLGLRPTVRRIALTTGACVGGATALVRAIEQALLHPGSRVLVVAAEVPSSVYNHTDTAIEHMIYKALFGDSAAATIVSSDPLGPGLTIEGPDGLFEYALPGSLRYYAGRIDSHGFHFDSTKAAMGGAKTVMPAVLGWLDGRAVTVPVIHPGSRPIIQDTAAALGLADDDAQHSLDTLWEEGNLGGVSVLRVLERTHDKPPTAGEKALIVAYGPGFSVSAVHATWTA